Part of the Phycodurus eques isolate BA_2022a chromosome 3, UOR_Pequ_1.1, whole genome shotgun sequence genome, CTTTATTATGCAAAATGGGTTAATTGTAGATAATGCAGATCGTTCTGTCTTTGTAAACCTATCACCGTTGAAGCTAGCTAGCTTTTCCACACACCCGTCCACATCCAAGCGTGCACAATTGAACGATAGGAGGTTGGATGTTTGTTAACCGACTCGTGTCATGATGGTGCTCCGGCGGCTCTTGAGGAAGCGCTGGGTGCTGGGAGTCGTCTTCGGGCTGTCGCTCATCTACTTCCTCACCAGCACGCTGAAACAGGTGCAGCGTCGACACTCAAGCTGTCATGCAAGCGTTAAAATAAGATAACCTTGGGAGTTCGTGAATCAGCGGGGCTTCACTGTCTATACAAGACAACCGGTTGCCCTCTTGTTGACATGTGAAGGTGGCACTGCGTCGATTTCTGATGAAGATTGGACTTTTTAGCTTTTTTAACTGCCATGCAGGTGTAAAAATAAGCCCTGTGCATGTGTTCAGGAGGAACGGACCATACGGGACCGCACCCTCCTGGAGGTGAGGGACTTGGAGCGGCGCATCCCGTGGAAGGTGCGCTTCAACCTGGGCAACAGCAGCCGGCAGATGGGCCACTGCCGGAACTCCATCCAGGGCAAGATGCTGCTCACCGACGAGCTGGGTGAGCGAGTGGGCGTTAGTTCTCGTCATTGTGCTCTgtggactttacaccgatctgatcggtattggccgataattaacattttatgctgatcggctctcatgtcataatttgccgatccgatcaatgacatcatttatcggctccgcaaaagacatttactctgagtcaccatcgtgtacagtatatttaaatccaaaacCTAGTTTAGTTTTAGCCGTGTCAcctgtcttttgacgtagtactgtaaatatgactgccaataaagttatttaaaaaaaacatgtctgcggtgtgggacaaacaacacattattcgtggatcagactaaaagacaaatttggtctttcacgattgccctacgatgtcagactactgaAATCAAATATTGTATTACGATACcgccgcatcccgtcttttacgatcactgagCTTTATCTTGCCAACTCAAACGCGGATACAAGCGTTACTATGGGGACGGCAACTACAATGGGCCGCaccgtgtgtattataagaacaaaatgcgGGAAAACGTGGTCGTGGTAACCGGTGCTTAGGATAGGACTTTAactcaaggattgcttgaggtttgctcacgtacttttaatacgatatggctcgcaagcaggcaacaaaacattatgtagcctagcaagctaaacatgccggcgttctgttgaatcatgctctaaagttcggtgtgtgtgaaacaacttaattacagtaagttagcacccattatttctgtcatgttttaatgttggtttgacctgacctgaatagagaatacttttgaagatactctgTCTACAGTacacacagtaaatgaacaagtcatttaaatagacacattgctacatcttgtgatcagatcggttatcttttttttttttttttaaagtcgctgatcggtcccaaaaatcctgtttgtgtaaagcctagtgcTCTGAGAGCAGGGGAGTTCTCATGGATCATGTCCATGTCAGATGTACATAGTTAAGCTCCCTCCACACGACAGCACGTAAACAGGAGTTTGGAACATTcatgaagaaaataataaataataaattgatttCTCATTTTTCGATACAAGTAAAAATGTCTTAGACTATAGCTTATTTCTCCGAAAAAAAGGTAGAAACTTGCTAGGATAGTCATTTTTATCCAGAAAAAATCACTCATtagaatagtcatattttttgaTTGAAAATTATAATCTTATAAGgattaaatattttcttaaagttgtcattttagttCTTAAAATaaaggtgtttgtttttttagaaaaacgcataatcttacgagaataaattcatttttttctgaaattaagtcaaaatcacaaaaagtcaaatgtcacaagaatgaagttggaattttctgagaaaaaagtcGCATACTTTCAAAAACAAGtcgtaatcttacaagaataaagttgtttttgacaaacgtttaaaaaaagttgttgcCTTTCAATAGTCTTTATTTTACTGAAGTTTGAATTtaaagagaataaagttgtgtatTTCCGGGaaaaagttgtctttttttacaAAACGGAAATCGttcaagaataaagtcggaTATTGTTTCAGAaaaaacttggaattttatgagaataaagttatttaaataaCAGATAGGCATAAAAAGTTGTCATCTTGcatgaataatgttttttttttcaataaaaatgttatcttactggaaatatgacaatttttttagaaaacgtcatgttttttattttaaaaataatctggGAAGATAGTCATGTTTTTTCAACAAAAGAcgaattttatgagaattgttgattttgatttcttattttttaagttacaaaatattggcgattattttttttttttttttttaaccttgtgaattaagctgttttttttatgaaagaaagtttgaaattttttaagtcattttttcatggaagaaaagttgtgattttaggagaataaagtttttttttttttttttttcaagaaaaaaatgttgcaaaccGACAAGCCGGGTGATTGAGTCACACTTAATCGTTGTCATGGCAATGCAAATCACACCCTCTAGTAGAGGTGCTTttcaaataaagttgagtttaaATTAGtgtaaaaaggacaaaatgtgtgtCTCCTTGTGAAGGTTACGTGTGCGAGCGCAAAGACTTGCTGATGAACGGCTGCTGCAACGTCAACGCTCCCCGCACGAGGCGGCACGTCTGCAAAAGCTGCCTGGCCAATGGCTGCTGCAGTATTTACGAATACTGTGTGTCCTGTTGCCTCCGGCCAGATAAGGTAACCTCTTCAGAGTGCAGAAAGGCAGACCACATCTGCATCTGCGCGAAACTACGACTTAGACTTCCGGATAGGGGGCTGTTTGAGTCATCCAATTTAAGCGTTAGTGaggtttaagtctagttcaccaatcaaacgacacaagaaagtcataTGACCTCACATgtcgtcttccattgggcttcccggacgATAGGTTTTCACACTAGATAAGTCTGCCCCGCTGATCGTCGCgcgtacgtggcggccatgttgggtaGGTCGTCGtcaccatgaaggcaacggcgcgatactcgtttacatttagatgaacaaaaacaacagctttcatgcattgtagtatttgtctggcactgtctgcccaaatgtggatttttcagctaacttataacttgagaaaacaccgtgcaggaaattgcaagtgtttttttggagttttggctttattattgatgttcatgctgtggtaaaaaaaatttataaatcGAAAGTTACTcttatttactcagtacttgagtaacaATTTCACTgcgtactttttactcttactcaagtaattctttggaggactactatttactttgatttgagtcacattattgtcaagtaacagtacgcTTACTTGTAAATAAGTTTTTCCACATGAAGcaaattttttttgccttattgtactctttagagtcttccagattgcttaatttatgttaaaataaaaataaatctctgcAGGGGCTCCCCCCAGACCCCTCCTAAAatggtttcttttcttttttgttttggtcacctttggtgtttgcaggtctgttttttggagagaaaaaaaaggtcaaattgtGCAAGAATACATATTTCAAGAATTAAAGTCagaatcttatgagaataattTCATGTTTGTTTCTGAAAGAAAGTAGGTAATATTTTTCGAAAAGGAAGTTGTATATTTTCGGAAACTAATCTTACAATAATTTTTAGAAAGTCGGAATTTTATCAAAAGTCTTTTAAgaaattgttattatttcacAAGAATAAAATACTGTTTCCCACCTAAAATGGTCACATaagaataaagttaaaaaaaaattttgtggggaaaaaaagttggaatcgAAATGAAAATGTAGGAATCTTATGACGTCGTCATGTTTTTcgagaaaaaagtcattttagaagaataaagtcataatgaaGTCTTAATCTTGGACTCTTATGGGGTGGGAgggagtgggaggaaaaagtcaaATCTTTGAGGTATCTTTTCGAGAAGCCCGCAATTTTACATGAATCAACTcatgtttttttcaagaaaaaaaagtcataacctTATATATAACCTAATAATGTCATATTTCATAGTATTAAAagttgccctttttttttttttttaattatcctgGGGGTAAACcatttttggggcgggggggtggATCAAAATGTTTTAACGCTTGAAGAAAATACTACAGACTccttgaaaacaaaattgtggaaaaaaatctgaatcttAGGAGAATAAAGgtatatttttattatgtatattattttaGCGAGCTCTCCTGGAGCGCTT contains:
- the spring1 gene encoding SREBP regulating gene protein isoform X2, producing MMVLRRLLRKRWVLGVVFGLSLIYFLTSTLKQEERTIRDRTLLEVRDLERRIPWKVRFNLGNSSRQMGHCRNSIQGKMLLTDELGYVCERKDLLMNGCCNVNAPRTRRHVCKSCLANGCCSIYEYCVSCCLRPDKRALLERFLNRAAGGFQNLFTAVEDLFELCLAKCRTSSQSVQHENTYRNPQAKYCYGESPPELLPI
- the spring1 gene encoding SREBP regulating gene protein isoform X1, whose product is MEPRREQQQRFKSHLVQGLHHYQVFTLLPHHVRAGVLLNLECVVLEERTIRDRTLLEVRDLERRIPWKVRFNLGNSSRQMGHCRNSIQGKMLLTDELGYVCERKDLLMNGCCNVNAPRTRRHVCKSCLANGCCSIYEYCVSCCLRPDKRALLERFLNRAAGGFQNLFTAVEDLFELCLAKCRTSSQSVQHENTYRNPQAKYCYGESPPELLPI